A single window of Solanum dulcamara chromosome 5, daSolDulc1.2, whole genome shotgun sequence DNA harbors:
- the LOC129889145 gene encoding probable polygalacturonase At3g15720 isoform X1 has translation MKIGQTFIFLICITPFLLERSLAGIFDVTRYGASGDGVHDDTQAFKQAWRAACSDENPSILIPSGRSFLVGPITFQGPCKSTNIHLQLSGSIVAPKDPKAWTGCENVCWIYFTGVAGLFINGSGTINGNGQRWWNTPSRTRVNGTCTKPTVVQFNYCNGLRLNGIKLVNSSRDHIILTYSKGVTISNIHISAPKYSRNTDGIDIFFSSQLQIQDSIIQTGDDCIGINTGCSDINITGITCGPGHGISIGSLGPNNTFANVENVYVTNCHLEETQNGVRIKSWQGGSGYARSIHFENINLKNVENPIIIDQNYCNGGHSCQPQISAVKVSNITYKKIFGTTSSKLAINMNCSNSTACTNVELENIYITPVVSGEKIFALCNNVKGKASSNSPPVSCLSQE, from the exons ATGAAAATT GGTCAAACATTCATCTTTCTGATTTGTATTACTCCATTTCTTCTTGAAAGAAGTCTTGCTGGTATTTTTGATGTAACGCGTTATGGCGCTTCTGGAGATGGAGTGCACGATGACACTCAA GCATTCAAACAAGCTTGGAGAGCTGCGTGTAGTGATGAAAATCCATCAATACTTATACCAAGTGGAAGATCATTTCTAGTAGGTCCCATTACATTCCAAGGGCCTTGTAAGTCCACCAATATTCATCTACAA TTATCAGGATCCATTGTAGCACCCAAGGATCCAAAGGCATGGACAGGTTGTGAAAATGTATGTTGGATTTATTTTACAGGAGTTGCTGGTCTTTTTATCAATGGTTCTGGTACTATTAATGGCAATGGGCAGCGATGGTGGAATACTCCAAGCCGTACCAGG GTGAATGGGACTTGCACTAAGCCAACG GTTGTCCAATTTAATTACTGTAATGGACTTCGATTAAATGGAATAAAGCTAGTGAATAGTTCGAGGGACCATATAATTCTCACTTACAGCAAGGGAGTAACCATCTCAAATATTCATATAAGTGCACCAAAGTATAGTCGCAATACTGATGGTATCGATATCTTTTTCTCTAGCCAGCTTCAAATTCAAGACTCCATTATTCAAACAG GTGATGACTGCATCGGCATAAATACTGGGTGCTCTGATATCAATATTACTGGTATTACATGTGGACCAGGCCACGGTATAAG TATCGGAAGTTTAGGTCCAAATAACACATTTGCTAATGTGGAAAACGTCTACGTAACAAATTGCCACCTAGAGGAAACCCAAAACGGTGTTAGAATTAAGTCATGGCAG GGTGGTTCTGGATATGCTAGGTCTATACATTTTGAGAACATTAACCTCAAAAATGTGGAAAATCCAATCATTATTGATCAGAATTATTGCAATGGTGGTCATTCATGTCAACCTCAG ATAAGCGCAGTCAAAGTGAGCAATATAACATACAAGAAAATATTTGGAACTACAAGCAGTAAGCTAGCAATAAATATGAATTGCAGTAATAGCACGGCTTGCACCAATGTTGAGTTGGAGAATATCTACATAACTCCAGTTGTGTCTGGAGAAAAGATTTTTGCTCTTTGTAATAATGTCAAAGGAAAAGCCTCTTCAAACTCACCTCCTGTATCTTGCTTGTCACAAGAATAA
- the LOC129889145 gene encoding probable polygalacturonase At3g15720 isoform X2, with the protein MEGQTFIFLICITPFLLERSLAGIFDVTRYGASGDGVHDDTQAFKQAWRAACSDENPSILIPSGRSFLVGPITFQGPCKSTNIHLQLSGSIVAPKDPKAWTGCENVCWIYFTGVAGLFINGSGTINGNGQRWWNTPSRTRVNGTCTKPTVVQFNYCNGLRLNGIKLVNSSRDHIILTYSKGVTISNIHISAPKYSRNTDGIDIFFSSQLQIQDSIIQTGDDCIGINTGCSDINITGITCGPGHGISIGSLGPNNTFANVENVYVTNCHLEETQNGVRIKSWQGGSGYARSIHFENINLKNVENPIIIDQNYCNGGHSCQPQISAVKVSNITYKKIFGTTSSKLAINMNCSNSTACTNVELENIYITPVVSGEKIFALCNNVKGKASSNSPPVSCLSQE; encoded by the exons ATGGAG GGTCAAACATTCATCTTTCTGATTTGTATTACTCCATTTCTTCTTGAAAGAAGTCTTGCTGGTATTTTTGATGTAACGCGTTATGGCGCTTCTGGAGATGGAGTGCACGATGACACTCAA GCATTCAAACAAGCTTGGAGAGCTGCGTGTAGTGATGAAAATCCATCAATACTTATACCAAGTGGAAGATCATTTCTAGTAGGTCCCATTACATTCCAAGGGCCTTGTAAGTCCACCAATATTCATCTACAA TTATCAGGATCCATTGTAGCACCCAAGGATCCAAAGGCATGGACAGGTTGTGAAAATGTATGTTGGATTTATTTTACAGGAGTTGCTGGTCTTTTTATCAATGGTTCTGGTACTATTAATGGCAATGGGCAGCGATGGTGGAATACTCCAAGCCGTACCAGG GTGAATGGGACTTGCACTAAGCCAACG GTTGTCCAATTTAATTACTGTAATGGACTTCGATTAAATGGAATAAAGCTAGTGAATAGTTCGAGGGACCATATAATTCTCACTTACAGCAAGGGAGTAACCATCTCAAATATTCATATAAGTGCACCAAAGTATAGTCGCAATACTGATGGTATCGATATCTTTTTCTCTAGCCAGCTTCAAATTCAAGACTCCATTATTCAAACAG GTGATGACTGCATCGGCATAAATACTGGGTGCTCTGATATCAATATTACTGGTATTACATGTGGACCAGGCCACGGTATAAG TATCGGAAGTTTAGGTCCAAATAACACATTTGCTAATGTGGAAAACGTCTACGTAACAAATTGCCACCTAGAGGAAACCCAAAACGGTGTTAGAATTAAGTCATGGCAG GGTGGTTCTGGATATGCTAGGTCTATACATTTTGAGAACATTAACCTCAAAAATGTGGAAAATCCAATCATTATTGATCAGAATTATTGCAATGGTGGTCATTCATGTCAACCTCAG ATAAGCGCAGTCAAAGTGAGCAATATAACATACAAGAAAATATTTGGAACTACAAGCAGTAAGCTAGCAATAAATATGAATTGCAGTAATAGCACGGCTTGCACCAATGTTGAGTTGGAGAATATCTACATAACTCCAGTTGTGTCTGGAGAAAAGATTTTTGCTCTTTGTAATAATGTCAAAGGAAAAGCCTCTTCAAACTCACCTCCTGTATCTTGCTTGTCACAAGAATAA